The genomic stretch GCCAATGGAGATACTATCGTTATTTTTAATATGATCTAAAAGCTGTAGGTTTGGAGTAAAACTTTCATTACAAAGTGAAAGTTTATTCATCTTTGTAAAACAGAACGTTTTTTCTTTATTTTGATTATTATCTATACCAATCAGGTACCAAATACCATTTTTATTCACTAAAGAATAAGGAGAAACTTTATAATAACTCCCAGCTTGGGCGGTATTTTTTTGATAAAAAAAGGTGATATTTTGATGAGTTTTTATCGCTTGATTAATAAGTTTAAATTCTTGGGATAGATGCTGAATATTTTCATAATTTAACCCTTTAACAAAAATACTTTGGGTTAAAATTTCTTCAAAAAATTGTTTATCAATCTCTGGTAATAAATTTGAAATACTCGCAAAATTAGCAAAGCGCTTAATATCCTCTTGAGTTAAAAATCCTGATTTTTTAACGTCTAATTTATAAAATCCATTTTTGCATTCTTCCCAGTGGAAAAAATTTAAACGTTCTTTAAAATCACGTTCGATCGTACGAGAAGAAACGCCAAATTCTTCAGCTAATTCTTCTACATTAAGTTTTTCTTCTTGAGTTAATCTGAATAAAATATCAGAAATTCTTTGAGCTAATTTTTGGTTTTTCATTTACTATTATTTTTTAACCGTAACTAATATCTATACACTAATTATAGAAGCCATATGCCATAAGCAAACGACAGGTTGTGTCAAATTGATTCTTTTTTAAATAATAGAAAATGTAAATTTATAGAAAAATGCCATTGTTCTAATGCTTGTACAATAATTTCGCGAAATTGTACAAAAAAAAAACGATTTAGCAATTTGTTTCATAACGCTTTTTTCAGCATTAATTGTATATTTTTTCAATATTTATTGAAAAAAATATTCTCTCCTTTTTATTATTGATTTATATCAAAGCTAATTCAATTTTACCTTTATTAGGTACATTATTTTTATAGTTAAACATCTATAAAAAATGGTAAAATGAACCATTTACCTATATACCCGTAATCTTTACGGACCGATTCTTTTACTGTTAACTAGGAAATAAAATGACCAATATACATCATGACAAAATCCTCATCCTCGACTTCGGTTCTCAATATACTCAACTTATTGCACGTCGTATTCGTGAAATTGGGGTGTATTGTGAACTTTGGGCGTGGGATGTGACGGAAGAACAGATCCGTGAATTTAATCCGAAAGGGATTATCCTTTCTGGTGGTCCAGAAAGTACGACTGAAGAAAATAGCCCAGTTGCGCCAGAATATGTATTTAATGCAGGTGTGCCAGTACTTGGGATTTGCTACGGTATGCAAACCATGGCAATGCAACTTGGTGGCTTAACTGAAGGTTCTAACCAACGTGAATTTGGTTATGCAGAAATCGAACTTAACGCAGTTGATCGTTTATTCGCAAAATTAGCAAGTGAAAACAATAAATTAGATGTTTGGATGAGCCATGGTGATAAAGTAACGCGTTTACCAGAAGGTTTCCAAACCATCGCTTCTACTCCAACTTGCCCAATCGCTGCAATGAGCGATGAAAGCCGTCAATTCTATGGTGTACAATTCCATCCTGAAGTAACGCACACTAAATGTGGTTTAGGCTTACTCACTAACTTTGTCGTGGAAATCTGCGGTTGTAAAACAGAATGGACCCCTGCAAATATCATCGAAGATGCTGTAAAACGTATTAAAGAACAAGTTGGTGATGACGAAGTTATCTTAGGTCTTTCTGGTGGCGTAGATTCATCAGTCACTGCCCTCCTTCTTCACCGTGCTATTGGCGATAAATTACACTGCGTATTCGTTGACAATGGTCTTCTTCGCTTAAATGAAGCAGATCAAGTTATGGAAATGTTTGGCGACCGTTTTGGTTTAAACATTATCCGCGTAGACGCAGAAGATCGCTTCCTTGACGCATTAAAAGGCTTAACCGATCCAGAAGCAAAACGTAAAATGATTGGGAAAGTTTTCGTTGATGTTTTTGATGAAGAATCGCATAAACAAACCAATGTTAAATGGTTAGCGCAAGGCACCATTTACCCAGACGTTATCGAATCTGCAGCAAGCAAAACCGGTAAAGCACACGTTATTAAATCACACCATAACGTAGGCGGTTTGCCAGATTACATGAAACTTGGTCTAGTTGAGCCACTTCGTGAATTATTTAAAGATGAAGTACGTCGTATCGGTTTAGCGCTTGGCTTACCAGAAGAAATGCTTAACCGCCACCCGTTCCCAGGTCCAGGTCTAGGCGTTCGCGTATTGGGTGAAATTCAAAAAGAATACTGCGACCTACTCCGCCGTGCTGACGCAATCTTTATTGAAGAATTACACAAAGCCGATTACTACTACAAAGTAAGCCAAGCTTTTGCGGTATTCCTTCCAGTGAAATCTGTTGGCGTTATGGGCGATGGTCGTAAATACGATTGGGTTATCGCACTCCGCGCCGTTGAAACTATCGACTTTATGACCGCGCACTGGGCACATTTACCTTACGATCTTTTAGGTAAAATCTCAAACCGCATCATCAACGAAGTTGACGGCATCTCCCGCGTCGTTTACGACGTTTCAGGCAAACCACCTGCAACGATTGAGTGGGAATAGTTAACTGAGTATAAAAACGCCTCTAATTGAGGCGTTTTTATTGTTCAAATTTCAAGCAAATACACATAAATTTATAGCGTTCTACAAAGTAATGTTATTTTTTGTGATCTTTCTCATAAAAAAAATATGGGCAAAATGCTATTCTCTGTCAACTTTGAAACTGGTAACCCTAAAGGACTAAACCCATGCCTCAAAAAAAACTCACACTTATCGCATTGATCTTAATGATCTTTTCATCGGTATATGGTTTTGCCAATATGCCTCGTTCCTTTTACCTCATGGGCTATGCAGCCATTCCTTGGTATTTCTTCGTCGCCCTATTCTTCTTTATTCCCTATGCTTTCATGATCTCCGAATACGGGGCTGCATTCCGTAAAGAAAAAGGGGGGATCCTCGCTTGGATGGATAAATCAGTCGGTGGAGGTTTTGCTTTTATTGGAACCTTTATGTGGTACGCATCATATGCGGTATGGATGGTTTCTGTTAGTTCTAGTCTATGGTTAATTCTAAGCTATGCTTTCTACGGACAAGATCAAACCTCAACCTGGTCACTTTTCGGATTAAGCTCTGTTCAGACTTTAGGGGTGTTGGGCATTATCCTCGTGATTATTGTTACTGCAATCGGTAGTCGTGGGTTAGGAAACATCAGTAAGGTAGCAACTGTTGGGGGTATCGCCACTGCATTTTTAAATGTTGTTCTGATTTTAGGTGGTTTGATTGTTTACTTAAAAAATGGTCATTTAGCTCAACCTATTCAAAATATTGCACACTCCTTCACTGTTTCGCCAATGCCTGAATATCAATCAATCTTGGGGATGTTAGCATTCTTAACCTTTGCCCTCTTCTCTTTTGGTGGATTGGAAGCTATCGGGACATTAGCTGATGAAATTAAAAATCCTGAAAAGAATTTCCCGAAAGGCATTTTAATTGCTGCAGTTGTTGTTGCTCTTGGTTATGCTTTAGGTATCTTAGCCTGCGGTGCTTTCACAAACTGGGGGGAAATCCTTCATAGTGATAAAGTACACATGGGTAACGTTGCTTATATCGTACTGAATAATTTAGGCTATCAATTAGGTATTAGCTTTGGTGCAGATCAATCAACCGCTGTCATTTTAGGTAACTGGATGGCTCGTTATGTTGGTGCATCAATGTTTATTTCACTTGTAAGTGCATTCTTCATTTTATCTTATTCACCATTACGTACATTAATCGAAGGTTCGCCAAAAGGTATTTGGCCTGAAAAATTATGCCGTATGAATAAAAATGATATGCCAGCAAATGCAATGTGGGCACAAGCAGTCCTTGTTATCATTCTTATTGCTTTTGTATCGTTCGGTGGTCAAAATGCTTCACAATTCTTCCGTGTACTTATTTTGATGACGAATGTTGCAATGTCTATTCCTTATGTTTTCTTATCTGTTGCTTATATTTTCTTTAAGAAAAAACAATTGGCAGGTGAATTTGGAAAATCATTTATGGTATTCAAAACACAACGTACAGCAACTATCTTTGCTGTAATTGTGACCCTAATCATTGCTTTTGCTAACTTCTTCGCAATTATTGAACCTATCGTACAACATGATAAAGGTGGTATATTCCAATCTGTTGCAATGGTATGTGGTCCAATTCTATTTGGTATCGTGGGTTATGTGGTATATAGCCTTCACCAAAAACGCCAAGCAAATAGATAATAACATCCACTAAAAAAGCGCCTTTAGGCGCTTTTTTTATATCTTTATTCATTAATGTTATTCCATGCCTTTTGAAGAATAAAATAATCTTTTGTATAATTTTTTCCGAAAATCTAGGCGTGGAAAAATTCGCTTTTTTCGTTGCTAACTCTTTAGTTTTGGGTAAGAAATACGGTAAAATGCGATGAATTTTATAAAAAATTAGAGGTAAATATGACAAAAGTAGCATCTGTTGCTGACGTGTTGCAAGGTAAAGTTGCCGTTGGTGAAACAGTCACTGTACAAGGTTGGATTCGTACCCGTCGTGATTCTAAAGCGGGACTTTCTTTTTTAGCGGTTTATGACGGTTCTTGTTTTGATCCAATTCAAGCGATTGCAAATAATGATCTTCCAAACTATGAAAGCGAAGTTTTACGTTTAACCACAGGTTGTGCAGTTGAAGTAACAGGTGTGGTTGTGGAATCTCCAGCAGCTGGTCAAGCCGTTGAACTTCAAGCAAATGCGGTAAAAGTTGTGGGTTGGGTTGAAGATCCAGATACTTACCCAATGGCAGCAAAACGCCACAGTATTGAATATTTACGTGAAGTTGCTCACCTTCGCCCACGTACCAATATCATTGGTGCTGTTGCACGTGTACGTAGCTGTCTTGCTGGTGCAATCCATCGTTTCTTCCAAGAACAAGGTTTCTACTGGGTGGCAACACCATTAATCACTGCGTCTGATACTGAAGGTGCTGGTGAAATGTTCCGTGTTTCTACATTAGATTTAGAAAACCTACCACGTACCGAAGAAGGCAAAGTGGATTACAGCCAAGATTTCTTTGGTAAAGAATCTTTCTTAACCGTGTCTGGTCAGTTAAATGCGGAAACTTATGCTTGCGCATTAAGCAAAGTTTATACTTTCGGTCCGACTTTCCGTGCTGAAAACTCTAACACAACTCGCCATTTAGCTGAGTTCTGGATGGTTGAACCAGAATTTGCATTCGCAACCTTAGAAGATGATGCAAAACTTGCCGAAGCAATGCTTAAATATGTGTTCAAAGCAGTGTTGGAAGAACGTCGTGATGATTTAGAATTCTTTGCACAACGTGTTGATAAAAACGTAATTACTCGTTTAGAAAACTTCATCAACTCAGATTTCGTTCAAGTTGATTATACTGATGCGATCGATATCTTACTGAAATCAGGCAAAGACTTTGAATTTAAAGTTGAATGGGGTATTGATTTATCTTCTGAACACGAACGTTACTTAGCAGAAGAACACTTCAAAGCACCTGTTGTTGTGAAAAACTATCCAAAAGATATCAAAGCATTCTACATGCGCTTAAACGATGACGGTAAAACTGTTGCAGCAATGGACGTATTAGCACCTGGAATCGGTGAAATTATTGGTGGTTCACAACGTGAAGAACGCTTAGAAGTGCTTGATCAACGTATGGCTGAAATGGGCTTAAAAGCTGAAGATTACTGGTGGTACCGTGATCTTCGTAAATACGGTACTGTTCCTCACGCAGGTTTTGGTCTTGGTTTTGAACGTTTAATCGTTTATGTAACTGGGGTTCAAAATATTCGTGATGTAATTCCATTCCCACGTGCGCCACGTAATGCGAATTTCTAGTTAATATGAAAAAAGACCGAATTATTCGGTCTTTTTTATTTTTTTAAATGAATACGCCCGCTTTTTCGAAAAATTTTATGAAAAAGCGGGCGTGGTAATTTTGGCGTTCCCAAGAGGACTCGAACCTCTATCGGTCGCTTAGGAGGCAACTGCTCTATCCCGTTGAGCTATGAGAACAATTTTCGCTATTATAGAAAGTTATGTAAAATTCGGCAACTTATTATTTTTATTAATTTTTTAACCACAAAAAAAGACCGAATAAATCGGTCTTTTCGTTTCTTAAATCGTAAATTAAGAAAGTAAGCTAGAAAGTTTTTTATCAACTGCTTGGCTTGCAGAGTTCATTGCATTTGCTGCTTTGCCTTCTGCTTTAGTCATCGTTTCGCTTGCTTTGTTTTCTGCTTTTGAAACTGCTGATGCCGCTTTATCTTCTGCTTTAGTTACAGTTGATGCAGCTTTATCTTTAGCATCTGATACAGTGTTTGCTGCGGTTGTTTTAACAGCATCTACTGCACTTTTAGCAGTATTTTTTGCAGAATCTACCGCATCATTTGCCATTTTTTTCATTGAGTCAAGCATATTTGTTGCTGCTGCTTTAGTTGAATCTACTGCTGCCGCTGCTTGTTCTTTTGCTGCTTTTTCTAAATTGCTTGCTGCTTCTTTAGTTGCTGCAACTGCTGCGTGAGTTTGTGCTTTCGCATTTTCAACAACATCTTTTGCTAAAGTTTTAGTTGCACCAACCACTTCATGTGCTTGTGCTTTAACTTGAGCAGTTGTTGCAGTGCTTGCTTGAGCTGGTGTTGCTTGGCTGCTTGCTACAGATGTTGCATCGTCATTACATGCTGAAAGTGCTAAGGTTGCAGCTAAAATGCTTGCACCAAGTAAAGTTTTTTTAAAGTTCATTTAAATACCTTTTATGTAAAATTTATGTAAAAAAACGGCGCAATTATAGTTAAGCTTTTTTATTTGTGCAAATAAAAATCCAAGAAATGGTGTATTTTTATCCTAATGGTTACCTCTTTAGGTTTATATTTTAAAAGCACTATACTTTTCTAAGTATTTCCAATACACTTACCGCAATTAGTCGGGGTGCAACTGCTGAGAATATACCCGCGAACCTGAAACAGTTAGGACTGTCGTAGGAAACTAATACTTCCCTTCTTTCTTTTCCTTCTCATGTTTTATGGTTCATTCATCTTCATTAATGTTGTTTTCTTGCGGAGTTTAGAATGAAACAAAAAATATTTTCTTTTTTAACAACGACATTGCTACTTGCTTCACCATTTGCTATGGCGATGCAGACTGTCAATGTTTATACCTATAATAGCTTTGCATCTGAAAAATGGGGTGCAGGTCCGAAGTTAAAGCAATTATTTGAACAATCTCATCCGCAATGCCAAATTCATTACACAGCACTTGATGGCTCAAATACGATGTTTAACCGTATTCGCTTAGAAGGAAAACAAACAAAAGCGGATATGGCTATCGGACTAAATAATTTTATGCTGGATGCAGCAGAAAAATCACAGCTTTTTACGCCTGCAAAAGTGGATCTTGATACGTTACCAGAAAATTTCCGTAATGCGACGTTTGTCCCTTACGGCTTTGCTGATTATGCATTCATCTATAATAAGACAAAATTAAAAAATCCGCCAAAATCCTTACAAGAATTAGTTAATCGCCAAGATATCCGTGTGATTTATGAAGATCCACGTACTTCTGCGGTCGGTCAAGGTTTCGTGGCATGGATGAATAAAGTCTATTCTGAAAAAGATATCCAATCTGCGTGGCAAACATTGGCAAAACATACGGTAACCGTCACAAAAAGCTGGTCTGAGGCTTATGGCGCTTTCTTAAAAGGTGAGGCGGATATGGTGTTAAGTTACAATACATCACCTTTGTACCATATTTTAAATGAACATAATGACAATTATGTGGCTGCCAACTTCCCTGCTCCGCATGTTGCACAGATTGAATTTGTTGCTACGCTAAAAAATCATGAAAATGATTGTACCAATGCGTTCACACAATTTATGATTACCCCACCAGCTCAAAAAATCTTATCGACTGCTAATGTGATGCTGCCTGTTGTGCAAAATATTCACGTTCCGCTTTACGATAATCTACGCCAACAATCTGTTCTGCCGAATTTAAAAGAAGAAAGCGTACCGCAACAAACCATGCGCCAATGGATTAACACTTGGCAAAATGCGCTAACCGATTAATATGACCAAATTTGCTCTTCAAAAATTAACCGCGACTATTCGTCAGCATAAAGCGATTTATAGTGGCGGTTTTGCTGTCGTATGTGCGATCGTCTTATTTTATAGTTTATCTCTAACAGCAATTTGGCAACAGGGACAAGATTATAGCTGGCACGATCTCATGCAAGATCGCTATTTACATCACGTCATTTTCTTCAGTTTTTGGCAAGCTTTTCTCTCGGCAATATTATCGCTTTTATTCGGGATCCTGTTTGCCCGTGCTTTTTTCTATCAGAAATTCTGGGGGAAAAAACTTATTTTAAAACTCTTTTCCTTAACCTTTGTTTTACCCTCTCTGGTTGTCATTTTTGGATTAATGGGCATTTACGGGCAAAATGGTTGGTTCGCTCATCTTTATCATTGTCTAGGCTTTGTCGGTGAATGGGATATTTATGGGTTAACTGGAATTTTAATTGCGCATCTATTTTTCAATATTCCGCTCGCAAGCCGTTTATTTTTACAAAGCCTAAGCAGTATCCCGAGTGAACAGCGCCAACTCGCTGCACAACTCGGTATTCGTGGCTGGCAATTTATCCGCCTTATCGAATTGCCTTATCTACGCCAACAATTATTGCCGACTTTCGTGTTAATTTTTATGTTATGTTTTACCAGTTTTGCTGTGGTATTAACTTTGGGTGGCGGTCCAAAATTTACAACCCTTGAAGTGGCAATTTATCAAAGTGTCTTTTTTGATTTTGACTTAGGAAAAGCGGCGATCTTTGCATTATTGCAATTTTTATTCTGCTTTATTTTATTCAGTAGCAGTAGTTTTTTTGTCAAAAAAGGCTCACTATTACAATCACAACGTCGCCCGTGGCTAGACACGCAGACATTTTCGGTAAAATTTATGCAAATTGTCGTAATTTTGCTGACATTAGCTTTCATCTTGTTGCCACTGATTAATACAATTTGGGCGGGACTGTTTTCAGGTGACCTCTGGCATAGCCTACACGATAGTGAATTATGGCGTGCATTAATTTATTCCGTTACTTTGCCTCCGTTAGCAGGGCTACTCACTGTTATCATCGCAATGGCAATTCTCTATTTAGCCCGCTATTGGATGTGGCGCAATCATCTTTGGCTTGCAAATAATTTTTTAAATCTCGGTATGGTGATTTTGGCTATCCCGACACTGGTTCTGGCATTAGGGCTTTTTTTACTACTCCGCTCTTTTGATGCAACAACGCCATTGTTATTTAGCATTGTCATGTGTTGCAATGCGTTAATGGCATTGCCCTTTGTGATTCGTGTTCTTACCGTGCCGATGTATAACAATATGTTGTTTTATGAAAAGCTATGTAATTCATTAGGTATCCGTAGGTTCGCTCGTCTAAGATATATCGAATGGCATAATCTAAAAAATCCGATTAAATATGGATTTACCGTGGCAACTTGCCTTTCACTTGGCGATTTAACCGCTATTTCATTATTTGGCAATCAAGACTTTACGTCATTGCCCCAATTACTCTATCAACAACTTGCGCGCTACCAGATGGATAGTGCATCAGTAACTGCGCTGGTTTTATTAATTTTCTGTGCCCTTTTATTCTACTTTGTGGAGGAATATGATTCAGCTTCAAATTGATTTTGATTATCCTGACATGCCTATGCATTTTTCGCTTTCGGCTAAAAAAGGCGAAAAAATTGCACTCATTGGTGAAAGCGGTGCAGGGAAAAGTACACTATTAAATTTAATTGCGGGTTTTGAGTGGATAAGCCGTGGTGAAATTTGGCTAAATGGTAAGAATTGTACCTTATTGCCACCCGCTGAACGCCCTGTTGCGATGCTTTTCCAAGATAATAATTTGTTTACGCATTTAACCGTAGAACAAAATCTTGCACTTGGTATTAAACCGAGTTTAAAAATCAATGCCTCGGAACGAGATGCGATTTGTCAGGCGGCAAAAGCCGTTGGGTTAGTCCAGCATCTTACCCGCCTTCCTGAACAATTATCTGGAGGGCAACGCCAACGGGTTGCTATCGCGCGTTGTTTGTTACAACATAAGCCTATTCTGCTACTTGATGAACCCTTTTCAGCGCTCGATCCCGTTTTGCGTCAAGAAATGCTTGATCTGATTTTAGATCTTTGCCAAAAACAAAACACTACGCTTTTAATGGTGACGCACCAAGTAGATGAAATTCAAGGAAAATTTGATCGTATTTTAGAGGTCAAACAGGGGCATTTTGTTAAATAACTCACGCCCCGATTTTCGTGAAAATTTATGTGATTTGAATAATTATATAAAAGAAAACCCCAAGGATTCGCCTTGGGGTTTTTATTTAATTTCAACTTTATTTACGCAATCGTGTCAGCAAATTGTTCTAAACTTGCTTTGATATTAGCGCAAATTTCTTTTGCTTGTTCCAAAGTTTTACCATTGGTATCAAGGTACATTTTAAGTTTTGGTTCAGTACCTGATGGACGTAAAATTACACGTTGACCGCCTGCGAGGTTGAAAACAAGAATATTATTTTGTTTTTCAGTTTGAAGGTGATCGATGTATTGTTCCACTTTCACGCCACCAATTTCTTGGAATGGATTTTCACGCACTGCTTTTAAGATGCGTTGAATACGACCAAGATCAGCTACACGTAAACTTAATTGATCGCTATAAGCGGCACCAAAAGTATCTACAAATTCTTGTTGGAATTGTGCAAATGTTTTGCCTTCTGCTTTTAAGGTGTTGATTAAGTTTAAGAAGCAAGTGATTGCAGAAATACCGTCTTTATCGTGGGCTACTGTTGGGTTTACGAGATAGCCAAGTGCTTCTTCAAAACCAAAGATTAAACCAGGGATACGACCGATATATTTGAAACCAGTTAATGTTTCTTGGTGTTCTAAACCGCAAGATTCAGCGACTTTTGCAAGTAATGGGCTAGATACTAATGAACAACCTAATACGCCTTTTTTACCTGCTTTTTGTGCTGCTTTTCCGATAAACCAACCGAAGTAAAGACCAACTTGGTTACCGTGCAAGTTATGCCAGTTACCATTTGCATCTTTAATCGCTACGGCTAAACGGTCAGCATCTGGATCGTTTGCAACGATAAATTCCGCATCAACTTCTTTTGCTTTCGCAATCGCTAAATCTAATGCACCTTTTTCTTCTGGATTAGGGAATGATACGGTTGGGAAAGTACCATCTGGTTCGCATTGTGATTCCACTAATACAGGTTTTGGTAAGCCTGCTTTATCTAAAACATTTAATAAAGTTTCTTTACCTACCCCGTGCATTGCAGTATAAACATAAGTGAATTGACTTACAGGTGCAGTCGCTAGAGAGGCTGTACGTGCTACATATTCATCAATCACACTTTGATCAATCATTTTATAATCAGTACTGCGCGGAATATCCGTCACTTTTTGATTATCCGCAACCCATTGGATTTGTTCTGCGATAAGTTTATCGTCTGGTGCAACGATTTGTGCACCATCGTCTTTACCACCAAGATATACTTTATAACCGTTATCATCTGGCGGGTTATGACTTGCTGTTACCATTACCCCTGCACTCGCTTTCATGAAACGAACTGAGAATGCAAGTACTGGAGTTGGGCGTAAACTTGGCATTAAGAAAGCATCAATCCCTGCTGCTTGCATGATTTCAGCGGTATCTTGTGCAAAACGAAGAGAATTTTTACGACCATCATAACCAATAACGATAGATGGTTTTTCATTACGTGCTAATAAGTAGCGAGCAAGCCCTGCT from Actinobacillus delphinicola encodes the following:
- a CDS encoding helix-turn-helix transcriptional regulator, which translates into the protein MKNQKLAQRISDILFRLTQEEKLNVEELAEEFGVSSRTIERDFKERLNFFHWEECKNGFYKLDVKKSGFLTQEDIKRFANFASISNLLPEIDKQFFEEILTQSIFVKGLNYENIQHLSQEFKLINQAIKTHQNITFFYQKNTAQAGSYYKVSPYSLVNKNGIWYLIGIDNNQNKEKTFCFTKMNKLSLCNESFTPNLQLLDHIKNNDSISIGNQLPEIVVQVSPFAAPYFTRRNLLPNQEIVHQLEDGGLILTCKEVNELEVIPLVKYWIPHLTIISPKFLQERMENQLRDYLRYDEKN
- the guaA gene encoding glutamine-hydrolyzing GMP synthase translates to MTNIHHDKILILDFGSQYTQLIARRIREIGVYCELWAWDVTEEQIREFNPKGIILSGGPESTTEENSPVAPEYVFNAGVPVLGICYGMQTMAMQLGGLTEGSNQREFGYAEIELNAVDRLFAKLASENNKLDVWMSHGDKVTRLPEGFQTIASTPTCPIAAMSDESRQFYGVQFHPEVTHTKCGLGLLTNFVVEICGCKTEWTPANIIEDAVKRIKEQVGDDEVILGLSGGVDSSVTALLLHRAIGDKLHCVFVDNGLLRLNEADQVMEMFGDRFGLNIIRVDAEDRFLDALKGLTDPEAKRKMIGKVFVDVFDEESHKQTNVKWLAQGTIYPDVIESAASKTGKAHVIKSHHNVGGLPDYMKLGLVEPLRELFKDEVRRIGLALGLPEEMLNRHPFPGPGLGVRVLGEIQKEYCDLLRRADAIFIEELHKADYYYKVSQAFAVFLPVKSVGVMGDGRKYDWVIALRAVETIDFMTAHWAHLPYDLLGKISNRIINEVDGISRVVYDVSGKPPATIEWE
- the yjeM gene encoding glutamate/gamma-aminobutyrate family transporter YjeM — protein: MPQKKLTLIALILMIFSSVYGFANMPRSFYLMGYAAIPWYFFVALFFFIPYAFMISEYGAAFRKEKGGILAWMDKSVGGGFAFIGTFMWYASYAVWMVSVSSSLWLILSYAFYGQDQTSTWSLFGLSSVQTLGVLGIILVIIVTAIGSRGLGNISKVATVGGIATAFLNVVLILGGLIVYLKNGHLAQPIQNIAHSFTVSPMPEYQSILGMLAFLTFALFSFGGLEAIGTLADEIKNPEKNFPKGILIAAVVVALGYALGILACGAFTNWGEILHSDKVHMGNVAYIVLNNLGYQLGISFGADQSTAVILGNWMARYVGASMFISLVSAFFILSYSPLRTLIEGSPKGIWPEKLCRMNKNDMPANAMWAQAVLVIILIAFVSFGGQNASQFFRVLILMTNVAMSIPYVFLSVAYIFFKKKQLAGEFGKSFMVFKTQRTATIFAVIVTLIIAFANFFAIIEPIVQHDKGGIFQSVAMVCGPILFGIVGYVVYSLHQKRQANR
- the asnS gene encoding asparagine--tRNA ligase, which gives rise to MTKVASVADVLQGKVAVGETVTVQGWIRTRRDSKAGLSFLAVYDGSCFDPIQAIANNDLPNYESEVLRLTTGCAVEVTGVVVESPAAGQAVELQANAVKVVGWVEDPDTYPMAAKRHSIEYLREVAHLRPRTNIIGAVARVRSCLAGAIHRFFQEQGFYWVATPLITASDTEGAGEMFRVSTLDLENLPRTEEGKVDYSQDFFGKESFLTVSGQLNAETYACALSKVYTFGPTFRAENSNTTRHLAEFWMVEPEFAFATLEDDAKLAEAMLKYVFKAVLEERRDDLEFFAQRVDKNVITRLENFINSDFVQVDYTDAIDILLKSGKDFEFKVEWGIDLSSEHERYLAEEHFKAPVVVKNYPKDIKAFYMRLNDDGKTVAAMDVLAPGIGEIIGGSQREERLEVLDQRMAEMGLKAEDYWWYRDLRKYGTVPHAGFGLGFERLIVYVTGVQNIRDVIPFPRAPRNANF
- the thiB gene encoding thiamine ABC transporter substrate binding subunit, with the translated sequence MKQKIFSFLTTTLLLASPFAMAMQTVNVYTYNSFASEKWGAGPKLKQLFEQSHPQCQIHYTALDGSNTMFNRIRLEGKQTKADMAIGLNNFMLDAAEKSQLFTPAKVDLDTLPENFRNATFVPYGFADYAFIYNKTKLKNPPKSLQELVNRQDIRVIYEDPRTSAVGQGFVAWMNKVYSEKDIQSAWQTLAKHTVTVTKSWSEAYGAFLKGEADMVLSYNTSPLYHILNEHNDNYVAANFPAPHVAQIEFVATLKNHENDCTNAFTQFMITPPAQKILSTANVMLPVVQNIHVPLYDNLRQQSVLPNLKEESVPQQTMRQWINTWQNALTD
- the thiP gene encoding thiamine/thiamine pyrophosphate ABC transporter permease ThiP — translated: MTKFALQKLTATIRQHKAIYSGGFAVVCAIVLFYSLSLTAIWQQGQDYSWHDLMQDRYLHHVIFFSFWQAFLSAILSLLFGILFARAFFYQKFWGKKLILKLFSLTFVLPSLVVIFGLMGIYGQNGWFAHLYHCLGFVGEWDIYGLTGILIAHLFFNIPLASRLFLQSLSSIPSEQRQLAAQLGIRGWQFIRLIELPYLRQQLLPTFVLIFMLCFTSFAVVLTLGGGPKFTTLEVAIYQSVFFDFDLGKAAIFALLQFLFCFILFSSSSFFVKKGSLLQSQRRPWLDTQTFSVKFMQIVVILLTLAFILLPLINTIWAGLFSGDLWHSLHDSELWRALIYSVTLPPLAGLLTVIIAMAILYLARYWMWRNHLWLANNFLNLGMVILAIPTLVLALGLFLLLRSFDATTPLLFSIVMCCNALMALPFVIRVLTVPMYNNMLFYEKLCNSLGIRRFARLRYIEWHNLKNPIKYGFTVATCLSLGDLTAISLFGNQDFTSLPQLLYQQLARYQMDSASVTALVLLIFCALLFYFVEEYDSASN
- the thiQ gene encoding thiamine ABC transporter ATP-binding protein, producing the protein MIQLQIDFDYPDMPMHFSLSAKKGEKIALIGESGAGKSTLLNLIAGFEWISRGEIWLNGKNCTLLPPAERPVAMLFQDNNLFTHLTVEQNLALGIKPSLKINASERDAICQAAKAVGLVQHLTRLPEQLSGGQRQRVAIARCLLQHKPILLLDEPFSALDPVLRQEMLDLILDLCQKQNTTLLMVTHQVDEIQGKFDRILEVKQGHFVK
- a CDS encoding phospho-sugar mutase, with amino-acid sequence MTDVIRLATQWMEQDPDAETREELKNLIAKNDVEELNVRFSGRLQFGTAGLRGRLQAGPMGMNRVLVAQAAAGLARYLLARNEKPSIVIGYDGRKNSLRFAQDTAEIMQAAGIDAFLMPSLRPTPVLAFSVRFMKASAGVMVTASHNPPDDNGYKVYLGGKDDGAQIVAPDDKLIAEQIQWVADNQKVTDIPRSTDYKMIDQSVIDEYVARTASLATAPVSQFTYVYTAMHGVGKETLLNVLDKAGLPKPVLVESQCEPDGTFPTVSFPNPEEKGALDLAIAKAKEVDAEFIVANDPDADRLAVAIKDANGNWHNLHGNQVGLYFGWFIGKAAQKAGKKGVLGCSLVSSPLLAKVAESCGLEHQETLTGFKYIGRIPGLIFGFEEALGYLVNPTVAHDKDGISAITCFLNLINTLKAEGKTFAQFQQEFVDTFGAAYSDQLSLRVADLGRIQRILKAVRENPFQEIGGVKVEQYIDHLQTEKQNNILVFNLAGGQRVILRPSGTEPKLKMYLDTNGKTLEQAKEICANIKASLEQFADTIA